Proteins from a single region of Streptomyces sp. TN58:
- the rdgB gene encoding RdgB/HAM1 family non-canonical purine NTP pyrophosphatase produces the protein MTSTPSRLILATRNAGKISELRAILADAGLPHGLVGADAYPEIPDVKETGVTFAENALLKAHALAQATGLPAVADDSGLCVDVLHGAPGIFSARWAGRHGDDKANLDLLLAQLGDIADENRGAHFACAAALALPDGTERVVEGRLLGTLRHTPSGTGGFGYDPILQPLGQSRTCAELTPAEKNAISHRGQAFRALVPFIRALLG, from the coding sequence ATGACCTCGACGCCCAGCCGCCTGATCCTCGCGACCCGCAACGCGGGCAAAATCTCCGAACTGCGCGCCATCCTCGCCGACGCCGGCCTGCCCCACGGGCTGGTCGGCGCGGACGCGTACCCGGAGATCCCCGACGTCAAGGAGACCGGCGTCACCTTCGCGGAGAACGCCCTCCTCAAGGCCCACGCCCTCGCCCAGGCCACCGGCCTGCCCGCCGTCGCCGACGACTCCGGCCTCTGCGTCGACGTCCTGCACGGCGCCCCCGGCATCTTCTCCGCCCGCTGGGCCGGCCGCCACGGCGACGACAAGGCCAACCTGGACCTGCTTCTCGCCCAGCTCGGCGACATCGCCGACGAGAACCGCGGAGCCCACTTCGCGTGCGCGGCGGCCCTCGCCCTCCCCGACGGCACCGAACGGGTCGTCGAGGGCCGCCTCCTGGGCACCCTGCGCCACACCCCGTCCGGCACGGGCGGCTTCGGCTACGACCCGATCCTCCAGCCCCTCGGCCAGTCCCGCACCTGCGCGGAACTGACCCCGGCCGAGAAGAACGCCATCTCACACCGCGGCCAGGCCTTCCGCGCCCTGGTCCCCTTCATCCGCGCCCTCCTGGGCTGA
- the rph gene encoding ribonuclease PH, whose amino-acid sequence MSRIDGRTPEQLRPVTIERGWSKHAEGSVLISFGDTKVFCTASFTEGVPRWRKGSGEGWVTSEYSMLPRSTNTRGDRESVRGKIGGRTHEISRLIGRSLRAVIDYKALGENTIVLDCDVLQADGGTRTAAITGAYVALADAVAWGQSKKLVKAGRKPLTGTVAAVSVGIVDGVPLLDLCYEEDVRAETDMNVVCTGDGRFVEVQGTAEGEPFDRKELNALLDLAAGGCADLEAIQRSALGL is encoded by the coding sequence ATGTCTCGCATCGACGGCCGTACGCCCGAACAGCTCCGCCCGGTCACCATCGAACGCGGATGGAGCAAGCACGCCGAGGGCTCCGTCCTCATCTCCTTCGGAGACACCAAGGTCTTCTGCACCGCCTCCTTCACCGAAGGCGTCCCCCGCTGGCGCAAGGGCAGCGGCGAAGGCTGGGTCACCTCCGAGTACTCGATGCTCCCCCGCTCCACCAACACCCGCGGCGACCGCGAATCCGTACGCGGCAAGATCGGCGGCCGCACCCACGAGATCTCCCGCCTCATCGGCCGCTCCCTGCGCGCCGTCATCGACTACAAGGCCCTCGGCGAGAACACCATCGTTCTGGACTGCGACGTCCTCCAGGCCGACGGCGGCACCCGCACCGCCGCCATCACCGGCGCCTACGTCGCCCTCGCCGACGCCGTCGCCTGGGGCCAGTCCAAGAAGCTCGTCAAGGCCGGCCGCAAGCCCCTCACCGGAACCGTCGCAGCCGTCAGCGTCGGCATCGTCGACGGCGTCCCCCTCCTCGACCTCTGCTACGAGGAGGACGTGCGCGCCGAAACCGACATGAACGTCGTCTGCACCGGCGACGGCCGCTTCGTCGAGGTCCAGGGCACCGCCGAAGGCGAACCCTTCGACCGCAAGGAACTCAACGCCCTCCTCGACCTCGCCGCCGGCGGATGCGCCGACCTCGAAGCCATCCAGCGCAGCGCACTGGGCCTCTGA
- a CDS encoding PTS glucose/sucrose transporter subunit IIB — protein MRYRDNAGRAGGHPCSGRRDSFFASLRETHMATKAEKIVAGLGGIENIEEVEGCITRLRTEVVNPDLVDEAALKAAGAHGVVRMGTAVQVVIGTDADPIAADIEDMM, from the coding sequence GTGCGTTACCGTGACAACGCGGGCCGTGCGGGAGGGCATCCATGCTCCGGCCGCCGAGACTCGTTCTTCGCATCACTCAGGGAGACACACATGGCCACCAAGGCTGAGAAGATCGTCGCCGGGCTCGGCGGCATCGAGAACATCGAAGAGGTCGAAGGCTGCATCACCCGCCTGCGCACCGAGGTCGTCAACCCCGACCTCGTCGACGAAGCCGCCCTCAAGGCCGCCGGCGCCCACGGTGTCGTCCGCATGGGCACGGCCGTCCAGGTCGTCATCGGCACCGACGCCGACCCGATCGCCGCCGACATCGAAGACATGATGTGA
- a CDS encoding PTS transporter subunit EIIC, translated as MSASSAAAVPRPSRRGSFFQGLQKMGRSLQLPIAVLPAAGILNRLGLIDAEGTGVWPQIAKVMAAAGGALLNADLGLPLLFCVGVAIGMAKKADGSTALAAVAGFLVYRSVLRAFPVPCPEGTKDVGGGCLGPDDTFAQYTFQNPGVFGGIVMGLLAAWLWQRYHRVKLVDWLGFFNGRRLVPIIMAFVAIAFAALCLWIWPPIGDALEGFSDWLVGLDYWGAGIFGVANRALLVIGLHQFLNVPVWFQFGSFTKPNGEVVHGDINMFLSGDPDAGLFLTGFFPIMMFALPAAALAITHCAKPQRRKEVGGLMLSVALTSFVTGITEPLEYSFLFVAPALYAVHAVLTGVSMAVTWAFGVHDGFSFSAGLIDYVINWGLATKPWLIIPIGLGFAVVYYVVFRFAITKFDIPTPGRESDEEIEAMQAENTKA; from the coding sequence ATGAGTGCGAGCAGCGCCGCCGCAGTACCACGACCGTCCCGGCGCGGCAGCTTCTTCCAGGGGCTGCAGAAGATGGGGCGGAGCCTGCAGCTGCCGATCGCGGTGCTGCCGGCGGCCGGCATCCTGAACCGGCTGGGGCTGATCGACGCCGAGGGCACGGGGGTCTGGCCGCAGATCGCCAAGGTGATGGCGGCGGCGGGCGGCGCCCTGCTCAATGCGGATCTCGGTCTGCCGCTGCTGTTCTGTGTCGGGGTCGCGATCGGGATGGCCAAGAAGGCGGACGGGTCGACGGCGCTGGCGGCGGTGGCCGGGTTCCTGGTCTACCGGAGCGTGCTGCGCGCTTTCCCGGTGCCGTGTCCGGAGGGGACGAAGGACGTGGGGGGTGGCTGCCTGGGGCCGGACGACACCTTCGCGCAGTACACCTTCCAGAATCCGGGAGTGTTCGGCGGCATCGTGATGGGTCTGCTGGCGGCCTGGCTCTGGCAGCGCTACCACCGGGTGAAGCTGGTGGACTGGCTCGGCTTCTTCAACGGCCGCCGGCTCGTGCCGATCATCATGGCCTTCGTGGCGATCGCGTTCGCGGCGCTCTGCCTGTGGATCTGGCCGCCGATCGGCGATGCGCTGGAGGGTTTCTCCGACTGGCTGGTGGGTCTGGACTACTGGGGTGCGGGGATCTTCGGTGTCGCGAACCGGGCGCTGCTGGTGATCGGCCTGCACCAGTTCCTGAACGTGCCGGTGTGGTTCCAGTTCGGCAGCTTCACGAAGCCGAACGGCGAGGTGGTGCACGGCGACATCAACATGTTCCTCAGCGGTGACCCGGATGCGGGCCTGTTCCTGACGGGCTTCTTCCCGATCATGATGTTCGCGCTGCCGGCGGCGGCTCTGGCGATCACGCACTGTGCGAAGCCGCAGCGGCGCAAGGAGGTCGGGGGGCTGATGCTGTCGGTGGCGCTGACGTCGTTCGTCACGGGGATCACGGAGCCGTTGGAGTACTCCTTCCTCTTCGTCGCGCCGGCGCTGTACGCGGTCCATGCGGTGCTCACGGGTGTGTCGATGGCGGTGACGTGGGCGTTCGGCGTCCATGACGGCTTCAGCTTCTCGGCGGGTCTGATCGACTACGTCATCAACTGGGGGTTGGCCACGAAGCCGTGGCTGATCATTCCGATCGGGTTGGGTTTCGCCGTCGTCTACTACGTCGTCTTCCGCTTCGCGATCACGAAGTTCGACATTCCGACGCCCGGTCGGGAGTCGGACGAGGAGATCGAGGCGATGCAGGCGGAGAACACCAAGGCGTGA
- a CDS encoding PTS transporter subunit EIIC translates to MAVMQRIGRSLMLPVAVLPAGALLLRLGADDMLGDKDVFPTFVLKIAGYMAAGGGAILDNMALLFAVGIAIGFAKKSDGSTALAAVTGYLVFQKVLATFTDSNLPQVAKVVGGKIVMVDAPVNAGVLGGVVMGIIAALLYQKFYRTKLPDWAGFFGGRRLVPILSALAGLVTGIVFGLIWPVLGTGLHNLGEWLTGSGAIGAGIFGVANRALIPIGMHHLLNSFPWFQAGSFDTADGAVHGDIGRFLAGDPTAGQFMTGFFPIMMFALPAACLAIVHCARPERRKVVGGMMFSLALTSFVTGVTEPIEFTFMFIAPVLYAIHAVLTGVSMALTWALGMRDGFGFSAGLVDFLLNLGIAEKPWMLALVGLCFAAVYYVIFRFAITKWNLPTPGRESDEELAELLKAEAK, encoded by the coding sequence ATGGCCGTCATGCAGCGCATCGGCCGGAGCCTCATGCTCCCCGTTGCCGTGCTGCCCGCCGGCGCGCTCCTGCTCCGCCTGGGCGCGGACGACATGCTCGGCGACAAGGACGTCTTCCCGACGTTCGTACTCAAGATCGCCGGGTACATGGCCGCCGGCGGTGGCGCGATCCTCGACAACATGGCGCTGCTGTTCGCCGTCGGTATTGCGATCGGCTTCGCCAAGAAGTCGGACGGCTCCACCGCTCTTGCCGCCGTCACCGGTTACCTGGTCTTCCAGAAGGTCCTCGCCACCTTCACCGACAGCAACCTGCCCCAGGTCGCCAAGGTGGTCGGCGGAAAGATCGTCATGGTGGACGCCCCGGTCAACGCGGGTGTGCTCGGCGGCGTCGTGATGGGCATCATCGCCGCGCTGCTGTACCAGAAGTTCTACCGGACCAAGCTGCCGGACTGGGCGGGCTTCTTCGGCGGCCGCCGCCTCGTCCCGATCCTCTCCGCCCTGGCCGGTCTCGTCACCGGCATCGTCTTCGGTCTGATCTGGCCGGTGCTCGGCACGGGCCTGCACAACCTCGGTGAGTGGCTGACCGGCTCGGGTGCCATCGGCGCGGGCATCTTCGGCGTCGCCAACCGTGCGCTCATCCCGATCGGCATGCACCACCTGCTGAACTCCTTCCCGTGGTTCCAGGCCGGTTCGTTCGACACCGCCGACGGTGCCGTCCACGGCGACATCGGCCGCTTCCTCGCCGGTGACCCGACCGCCGGCCAGTTCATGACCGGCTTCTTCCCGATCATGATGTTCGCTCTGCCGGCTGCCTGCCTCGCGATCGTCCACTGCGCCCGCCCCGAGCGCCGCAAGGTCGTCGGCGGCATGATGTTCTCGCTCGCGCTCACCTCCTTCGTCACCGGTGTGACCGAGCCGATCGAGTTCACCTTCATGTTCATCGCCCCGGTGCTGTACGCGATCCACGCGGTGCTGACCGGTGTCTCCATGGCGCTCACCTGGGCCCTGGGCATGCGCGACGGCTTCGGCTTCTCGGCCGGCCTCGTGGACTTCCTGCTCAACCTGGGCATCGCGGAGAAGCCGTGGATGCTGGCCCTCGTGGGCCTCTGCTTCGCGGCGGTCTACTACGTGATCTTCCGCTTCGCGATCACCAAGTGGAACCTCCCCACCCCGGGCCGCGAGTCCGACGAGGAGCTCGCCGAGCTGCTGAAGGCCGAGGCCAAGTAG
- a CDS encoding MBL fold metallo-hydrolase gives MKLTVVGCSGSFPSAESACSSYLVEADGFRLLLDMGNGALGDLQRYCGLYDLDAIFLSHLHADHCIDMCAYFVARYYRHEGGRCGTIPVFGPEGTEKRLTTAYDDVPDERSMSEVFDFRTLKPGAFEIGPFQVRTERVAHPVESYAIRVEHGGRSLTYSGDTGVSPELGRLAEGVDLFLCEASFTHGKEDIPDLHLNGREAGEYARSGGVGRLVLTHIPPWTDPAQNLADARAVYDGPVDLAYAGAVYEV, from the coding sequence ATGAAGCTCACCGTCGTCGGCTGTTCTGGGTCGTTCCCGTCCGCGGAATCGGCCTGTTCGAGCTACCTCGTCGAGGCCGACGGCTTCCGGCTGCTCCTCGACATGGGCAACGGCGCCCTCGGCGACCTGCAGCGCTACTGCGGTCTCTACGACCTCGACGCGATCTTCCTGAGCCACCTGCACGCCGACCACTGCATCGACATGTGCGCGTACTTCGTCGCCCGCTACTACCGCCACGAGGGCGGCCGCTGCGGCACCATCCCCGTCTTCGGGCCCGAGGGCACCGAGAAGCGCCTGACCACGGCCTACGACGACGTCCCCGACGAACGCTCCATGAGCGAGGTCTTCGACTTCAGGACCCTGAAGCCGGGAGCCTTCGAGATCGGCCCCTTCCAGGTCCGTACCGAGCGGGTCGCGCACCCAGTCGAGTCGTACGCCATCCGCGTCGAGCACGGCGGCCGCTCGCTCACGTACTCCGGGGACACCGGTGTCAGCCCCGAGCTGGGCCGGCTCGCCGAGGGCGTCGACCTCTTCCTCTGCGAGGCCTCCTTCACGCACGGCAAGGAGGACATCCCCGACCTCCACCTCAACGGCCGCGAAGCCGGCGAGTACGCGCGGAGCGGCGGCGTCGGACGGCTCGTCCTCACCCACATCCCGCCGTGGACCGACCCCGCGCAGAACCTCGCCGACGCCCGCGCGGTCTACGACGGCCCGGTCGACCTGGCGTACGCGGGCGCGGTCTACGAGGTCTGA
- a CDS encoding DUF488 domain-containing protein, whose product MAVIRVRRVYDPPEPEADGLRVLVDRLWPRGLAKAAAGVDEWPKAVTPSTELRKWFHDGGSADGFRQRYEAELAEPEAVAELDRLRGLVGGGPVTLLTAVKDPESSHAAILAERLAD is encoded by the coding sequence ATGGCGGTGATCCGCGTACGGCGCGTGTACGACCCGCCGGAGCCGGAGGCGGACGGGCTGCGGGTGCTCGTGGACCGGTTGTGGCCGCGGGGGCTGGCGAAGGCGGCGGCGGGGGTCGACGAGTGGCCGAAGGCGGTCACGCCGTCGACGGAGCTGCGGAAGTGGTTCCACGACGGGGGTTCGGCGGACGGGTTCCGGCAGCGGTACGAGGCGGAGTTGGCGGAGCCGGAGGCCGTGGCGGAGCTGGATCGCTTGCGCGGGCTGGTCGGGGGTGGGCCGGTGACGCTGCTGACCGCCGTCAAGGACCCGGAGTCCAGCCATGCGGCGATCCTCGCCGAGCGGCTGGCGGACTGA
- a CDS encoding PLP-dependent cysteine synthase family protein: MRYDSPLAAVGNTPLVRLPRLSPSDDVRIWAKLEDRNPTGSIKDRPALHMVEQAEKDGRLYPGCTILEPTSGNTGISLAMAARLKGYRIVCVMPENTSQERRDLLAMWGAEIISSPAAGGSNTAVRVAKELAAEHPDWVMLYQYGNPDNAGAHYATTGPEILADLPSITHFVAGLGTTGTLMGVGRYLRENAPGVKIVAAEPRYDDLVYGLRNLDEGFVPELYDASVLTTRYSVGSADAVTRTRDLLQQEGIFAGVSTGAALHAAIGVGRKAVAAGESADIVFVVADGGWKYLSTGVYTAATTEEAIEVLQGQLWA, encoded by the coding sequence ATGCGCTACGACTCCCCGCTGGCCGCGGTCGGCAACACCCCGCTGGTCCGGCTGCCCCGGCTCTCGCCCTCGGACGACGTCCGGATCTGGGCCAAGCTGGAGGACCGCAACCCGACCGGCTCGATCAAGGACCGCCCCGCGCTCCACATGGTCGAGCAGGCCGAGAAGGACGGCCGCCTGTATCCCGGCTGCACCATCCTGGAGCCGACCTCGGGCAACACCGGCATCTCGCTGGCGATGGCGGCCAGGCTCAAGGGCTACCGCATCGTGTGCGTGATGCCCGAGAACACCAGCCAGGAACGGCGCGACCTCCTGGCCATGTGGGGAGCCGAGATCATCTCGTCGCCGGCCGCCGGCGGCTCCAACACCGCCGTCCGGGTGGCCAAGGAGCTGGCCGCGGAGCACCCGGACTGGGTGATGCTCTACCAGTACGGCAATCCGGACAACGCGGGCGCGCACTACGCCACCACCGGCCCCGAGATCCTCGCCGACCTGCCGTCGATCACGCACTTCGTGGCCGGCCTGGGCACCACCGGCACCCTGATGGGCGTCGGCCGCTACCTGCGTGAGAACGCACCCGGAGTGAAGATCGTCGCGGCCGAGCCGCGCTACGACGACCTCGTGTACGGCCTGCGCAACCTCGACGAGGGCTTCGTTCCGGAGCTGTACGACGCCTCGGTACTCACCACCCGCTACTCGGTGGGCTCGGCCGACGCCGTCACCCGCACCCGCGACCTGCTCCAGCAGGAGGGCATCTTCGCGGGCGTCTCCACCGGAGCCGCCCTGCACGCGGCGATCGGCGTCGGCCGCAAGGCGGTGGCCGCGGGCGAGAGCGCCGACATCGTCTTCGTCGTGGCCGACGGCGGCTGGAAGTACCTCTCCACCGGCGTCTACACCGCGGCGACCACGGAGGAAGCCATCGAAGTCCTCCAGGGCCAGCTCTGGGCGTAG
- a CDS encoding MoaD/ThiS family protein, translating to MAIEVRIPTILRTYTDGEKAVNGEGATLADLFADLETRHKGIRERLIDQAAGGQLRRFVNVYLNDEDVRFLDGISTALKDGDNVTILPAVAGGSK from the coding sequence ATGGCCATCGAGGTCCGCATCCCCACCATCCTCCGCACCTACACCGACGGCGAGAAGGCCGTCAACGGTGAGGGCGCCACGCTCGCCGACCTCTTCGCGGACCTGGAGACGCGGCACAAGGGCATTCGAGAGCGACTCATCGACCAGGCTGCCGGCGGGCAGCTGCGCCGCTTCGTGAACGTCTACCTCAACGACGAGGACGTCCGCTTCCTCGACGGCATCTCCACCGCCCTCAAGGACGGCGACAACGTCACCATCCTCCCGGCCGTGGCCGGCGGATCGAAGTAA
- a CDS encoding putative leader peptide, translating into MVSHDVSIETPGRLLLVARLHVDLCRLASAICPAA; encoded by the coding sequence ATGGTTTCCCACGACGTGAGCATCGAGACGCCCGGCAGGCTGCTGCTCGTGGCGCGGCTGCACGTCGACCTGTGCCGCCTCGCCAGCGCCATCTGTCCTGCCGCCTGA
- a CDS encoding Mov34/MPN/PAD-1 family protein, with the protein MLTLTQALYDRIVEHARQDHPDEACGVVAGPAGTGRPERFIPMLNAARSPTFYEFDSKDLLKLYREMDDRDEEPVIVYHSHTATEAYPSRTDVTYANEPGAHYVLVSTADKDGLGDFQFRSYRIVDGVITEEEVRVVEAY; encoded by the coding sequence ATGCTGACCCTCACCCAGGCCCTGTACGACCGGATCGTCGAGCACGCCCGCCAGGACCACCCCGACGAGGCGTGCGGCGTCGTCGCCGGCCCGGCGGGCACCGGCCGCCCCGAGCGGTTCATCCCGATGCTCAACGCGGCCCGCTCGCCCACGTTCTACGAGTTCGACTCGAAGGACCTCCTGAAGCTCTACCGCGAGATGGACGACCGCGACGAGGAGCCGGTGATCGTCTACCACTCGCACACCGCGACCGAGGCCTACCCCTCCCGCACCGACGTCACCTACGCGAACGAGCCCGGCGCGCACTACGTGCTGGTCTCCACCGCAGACAAGGACGGGCTCGGAGACTTCCAGTTCCGCTCGTACCGCATCGTCGACGGCGTGATCACCGAGGAAGAAGTGCGGGTCGTAGAGGCCTACTGA
- a CDS encoding amino acid permease, producing MTSVQVEQHGNTPGEGTEGEGGEGYHRTLGARQIQMIAIGGAIGTGLFLGAGKAISKAGPSLILAYAIAGLVIFFIMRALGELLMYRPVSGSFSDYAREFLGPFWGYATGWTYWLFWVVTGITEVTAAAQYMSYWTHDSFPQWAYALIFTVILYAANLISVKLFGELEFWFSMVKVTAIVGMILICAGILTIGFSDAGDTATVTNLWNDGGFFPKGIGGTLMTLQIVMFAFLAVELVGVTAGESKDPEKTLPKAINTVPWRIAVFYVGALIMILSVVPWTHFQPGVSPFVAAFERMGLGIGAAIVNFVVLTAALSSCNSGMYSTGRMLRDLALNGQGPKVFTRLTRSGTPLIGTTFSAALMLVGVWINYVAPGKAFDYVVSFATISGMWAWIMILVCQIRYRAKADRGLLPASKFKAPGAPLTSWFALAFIGMVIVMMGADKDARVSLYCAPLWGAVLGVSYLVLKNRDPRGAAFSKAS from the coding sequence ATGACCTCAGTGCAGGTCGAACAGCACGGCAACACGCCCGGCGAGGGCACCGAGGGCGAGGGCGGCGAGGGTTACCACCGCACGCTCGGCGCCCGCCAGATCCAGATGATCGCGATCGGCGGAGCCATCGGCACCGGCCTCTTCCTGGGCGCCGGCAAGGCGATCTCCAAGGCCGGCCCCAGCCTGATCCTGGCCTACGCCATCGCGGGCCTGGTCATCTTCTTCATCATGCGGGCCCTGGGCGAGCTGCTCATGTACCGCCCCGTCTCCGGCTCCTTCTCGGACTACGCCCGCGAGTTCCTGGGCCCGTTCTGGGGGTACGCGACCGGCTGGACGTACTGGCTGTTCTGGGTGGTCACCGGCATCACCGAGGTCACCGCCGCCGCGCAGTACATGTCGTACTGGACCCACGACAGCTTCCCGCAGTGGGCCTACGCGCTGATCTTCACGGTCATCCTCTACGCCGCCAACCTGATCTCCGTGAAGCTCTTCGGCGAGCTGGAGTTCTGGTTCTCCATGGTCAAGGTCACCGCCATCGTCGGCATGATCCTGATCTGCGCCGGCATCCTCACCATCGGCTTCTCCGACGCCGGTGACACCGCCACCGTCACCAACCTCTGGAACGACGGCGGCTTCTTCCCCAAGGGCATCGGCGGCACGCTGATGACCCTGCAGATCGTGATGTTCGCCTTCCTCGCCGTCGAGCTGGTCGGCGTCACCGCCGGCGAGTCCAAGGACCCCGAGAAGACCCTGCCCAAGGCCATCAACACCGTGCCGTGGCGCATCGCCGTCTTCTACGTCGGCGCCCTCATCATGATCCTCTCGGTCGTCCCGTGGACGCACTTCCAGCCCGGCGTCTCGCCCTTCGTCGCCGCCTTCGAGCGCATGGGCCTGGGCATCGGCGCCGCGATCGTCAACTTCGTCGTCCTGACCGCCGCCCTGTCCTCCTGCAACTCCGGCATGTACTCCACCGGCCGCATGCTGCGCGACCTCGCGCTCAACGGCCAGGGCCCCAAGGTCTTCACCAGGCTCACCAGGAGCGGCACCCCGCTCATCGGCACCACCTTCTCCGCCGCGCTGATGCTCGTCGGCGTCTGGATCAACTACGTCGCCCCCGGCAAGGCCTTCGACTACGTCGTCTCCTTCGCCACCATCTCCGGCATGTGGGCCTGGATCATGATCCTGGTCTGCCAGATCCGCTACCGGGCCAAGGCCGACCGCGGCCTGCTGCCCGCCTCGAAGTTCAAGGCCCCCGGCGCCCCCCTCACCAGCTGGTTCGCCCTGGCCTTCATCGGCATGGTCATCGTGATGATGGGCGCCGACAAGGACGCACGCGTCTCGCTGTACTGCGCGCCGCTGTGGGGCGCCGTCCTCGGCGTCTCCTACCTGGTCCTGAAGAACCGCGACCCGCGCGGCGCGGCCTTCAGCAAGGCCTCCTAG
- a CDS encoding DUF2017 domain-containing protein, whose amino-acid sequence MSRSTGMFESLKGGGAAVALDEIEISILRSLAVQMLELIGPGDPEPAEDADPLAALFADGPTEPPSDPALARLFPDAYGSPGGAGDEGVDPAELKARAAEFRRYTENDLRARKRDDALALVRSLDALTPAGDVAAVLELTGELPLRWLGGLNDLRLTLAARLDITEDDESAALFRLPDDDPRKPMVMAYLWLGGLQESLIETL is encoded by the coding sequence ATGAGCCGGTCCACCGGGATGTTCGAATCCCTCAAGGGCGGCGGAGCCGCCGTCGCGCTGGACGAGATCGAGATCTCCATCCTGCGCTCCCTCGCGGTCCAGATGCTGGAGCTGATCGGCCCCGGCGACCCCGAGCCCGCCGAGGACGCCGATCCGCTCGCCGCGCTGTTCGCCGACGGGCCCACGGAGCCGCCCTCCGACCCGGCGCTGGCCCGCCTCTTCCCCGACGCCTACGGCTCCCCCGGGGGCGCCGGAGACGAGGGCGTGGACCCCGCCGAGCTGAAGGCCCGCGCGGCGGAGTTCCGCCGCTACACCGAGAACGACCTGCGCGCCCGCAAGCGCGACGACGCGCTGGCGCTCGTACGCAGCCTGGACGCGCTCACCCCGGCCGGCGACGTGGCCGCCGTGCTGGAGCTGACCGGCGAGCTGCCGCTGCGCTGGCTCGGCGGGCTCAACGACCTGCGCCTGACCCTCGCCGCCCGCCTCGACATCACCGAGGACGACGAGAGCGCCGCACTCTTCCGGCTGCCGGACGACGACCCGCGCAAGCCGATGGTGATGGCGTACCTGTGGCTGGGAGGCCTCCAGGAATCCTTGATCGAAACCCTCTGA
- the clpS gene encoding ATP-dependent Clp protease adapter ClpS, with translation MGRVSVAPLEIERTESAEETFAVPEPDVPWVTLVHNDPVNLMSYVAYVFQAYFGYSKDVAHKLMLDVHHKGRAVVSSGSREEMERDVQAMHGYGLWATLSQDRN, from the coding sequence ATGGGACGAGTGAGTGTTGCTCCCCTTGAGATCGAACGCACCGAGTCGGCCGAAGAGACCTTCGCGGTCCCGGAACCTGACGTCCCCTGGGTGACCCTGGTGCACAACGACCCGGTCAACCTCATGAGCTACGTGGCGTACGTGTTCCAGGCGTACTTCGGCTACTCGAAGGACGTGGCGCACAAGCTGATGCTCGACGTCCACCACAAGGGGCGGGCGGTCGTCTCCAGCGGCTCCCGCGAGGAAATGGAGCGCGACGTGCAGGCCATGCACGGCTACGGCCTGTGGGCGACCCTCTCCCAGGACCGCAACTGA